The DNA window CCGACATCAGTGCCGGCGACAAACGCATCCTGCTGGTGGATGGCGTTCCGGTGGACTACTGCCTGGCACGGATTCCGCAGGGCGATGAATTTCGCGGCAACCTAGCTGCCGGCGGACGTGGCGAAGGCCGGCCATTGTCCGAACGCGACCGTTGGATCGCTGCGCAAGTCGGCCCGGAAATGCGCCGACGCGGCATGCGTTTTGTCGGCCTGGATGTGATCGGTGATTACCTGACCGAAGTCAACGTGACCAGCCCCACCTGCGTGCGCGAGCTGGATGCGCAGTTCGGTTTGAATATAGCCGGGCTGCTGTTGGACGCGATCGAGGCCGGCGCTGCGCAATGACGGTGGTCGCGGCGCTGCCAGTTGCCATGGACGACCGCCGGCGGCTGACCGCCATGCTGGTGATCTCGCTGCTGCTGCACGGCGCGCTGATTCTGGGCGTCGGTTTTGCGGTCAACGAAGACGCGCCGTTGGTGCCGACGCTGGATGTGATCTTCAGCCAGACCAGCACCCCGCTGACGCCCAAGCAGGCAGACTTTCTGGCCCAGGCCAATCAGCAAGGCGGCGGCGATCACGACACCGCGCATCACCCGCGCGACAGTCAACCCGGCGTGGTGCCGCTGAACCGTACAGGCCTGGCGCCGCGAGCGCAGCGCGCGACCAGCGTGCAGGCATCGGAGCCCACGCAGGCTCGCGTGGTAAGCAGTCGTCGCGGCGAGCAAAGCGTGCCGACACCGCAACCGAATCCGCAGACCGGCCCGCTCTCGCCCAACAATGCGCAACGCGCTGCGGAAATGGCCCGGCTTGCGGCGGAAGTGCATCTGCGCTCGGAGCAATACGCCAAGCGCCCGAACCGCAAGTTCGTCTCAGCCAGCACGCGCGAATACGCGTATGCCAACTATCTGCGTGCCTGGGTGGATCGCGCCGAGCGCGTCGGCAATCTCAATTACCCGGATGAAGCGCGTCGCCGCCGGCTCGGCGGCGAGGTGGTGATCAGCGTAGGCGTGCGCCGCGATGGCAGTGTGGAAAACAGCAGCGTGCTAGTCTCCAGCGGCACCCCAACCCTGGATGCGGCAGCGCTGCGCGTGGTGCAGCTGGCACAGCCGTTCCCGCCGCTGCCCAAGACCAAGGACGACGTGGATATTCTGCAGGTCACACGTACCTGGCTGTTCTTGCCCGGTGGCGAGCTGCGCGACGATCGTTGAGGTTGGTGTTCGATCGATGTGCGTCTAGCGGCCTGCGGCATTTAGAGCGGCTCACAAACCGTAGCGAGCAGTCGTCAGGTGGGTGCGGACGGCGCTCAGGAACCGGAGCGTACGCGTGGTGCATGCCGATTCCGAGCACCGGCCGCGCCCGCCTGGCGCTGAGCGCAGTCGTTTTGTGAGCCGCTCTTGATTGCGCAAGCCGGCGACGAATCACTGCAGCATCCGCGCCGACTGATGTCCACAACACACCATGCCACTATGGTGCAACGCCGGTCGCCTTCGCTGCGCGTGCGGCCTGTTGTTCGGCCAGGGTCAGTGCAACGTTGTTGCGCAGATAGGCCGGTTCGACCCGCTCCGGCGCCACGCCTTCCCCGCGCAACAGCGCTGGCACCGCGAGTGTAAGTAGATCGGCCGC is part of the Xanthomonas fragariae genome and encodes:
- a CDS encoding cell envelope integrity protein TolA: MTVVAALPVAMDDRRRLTAMLVISLLLHGALILGVGFAVNEDAPLVPTLDVIFSQTSTPLTPKQADFLAQANQQGGGDHDTAHHPRDSQPGVVPLNRTGLAPRAQRATSVQASEPTQARVVSSRRGEQSVPTPQPNPQTGPLSPNNAQRAAEMARLAAEVHLRSEQYAKRPNRKFVSASTREYAYANYLRAWVDRAERVGNLNYPDEARRRRLGGEVVISVGVRRDGSVENSSVLVSSGTPTLDAAALRVVQLAQPFPPLPKTKDDVDILQVTRTWLFLPGGELRDDR